A portion of the Desmodus rotundus isolate HL8 chromosome 8, HLdesRot8A.1, whole genome shotgun sequence genome contains these proteins:
- the PUF60 gene encoding poly(U)-binding-splicing factor PUF60 isoform X8 — translation MATATIALQVNGQQGGGSEPAAAAVVAAGDKWKPPQGTDSIKMENGQNTAAKLGLPPLTPEQQEALQKAKKYAMEQSIKSVLVKQTIAHQQQQLTNLQMAAVTMGFGDPLSPLQSMAAQRQRALAIMCRVYVGSIYYELGEDTIRQAFAPFGPIKSIDMSWDSVTMKHKGFAFVEYEVPEAAQLALEQMNSVMLGGRNIKVGRPSNIGQAQPIIDQLAEEARAFNRIYVASVHQDLSDDDIKSVFEAFGKIKSCTLARDPTTGKHKGYGFIEYEKAQSSQDAVSSMNLFDLGGQYLRVGKAVTPPMPLLTPATPGGLPPAAAVAAAAATAKITAQEAVAGAAVLGTLATPGLVSPALTLAQPLGALPQAVMAAQAPGVITGVTPARPPIPVTIPSVGVVNPILASPPTLGLLEPKKEKEEEELFPESERPEMLSEQEHMSISGSSARHMVMQKLLRKQESTVMVLRNMVDPKDIDDDLEGEVTEECGKFGAVNRVIIYQEKQGEEEDAEIIVKIFVEFSMASETHKAIQALNGRWFAGRKVVAEVYDQERFDNSDLSA, via the exons ATGGCGACGGCAACTATAGCTCTT cAGGTCAATGGCCAGCAAGGAGGGGGGTCCGAGCCAGCGGCGGCGGCAGTGGTGGCAGCGGGAGACAAATGGAAACCGCCACAG GGGACAGACTCCATCAAGATGGAGAACGGGCAGAACACAGCCGCAAAGCTAGGCCTGCCTCCCCTGACGCCCGAGCAGCAGGAGGCCCTCCAGAAG GCCAAGAAGTATGCCATGGAGCAGAGCATCAAGAGCGTGCTGGTGAAGCAGACCATCgcacaccagcagcagcagctcaccaACCTACAG ATGGCAGCAGTGACAATGGGCTTTGGAGATCCTCTCTCACCTTTGCAATCG ATGGCAGCTCAACGGCAGCGGGCACTGGCCATCATGTGCCGGGTCTACGTGGGCTCCATCTACTATGAGCTAGGCGAGGACACCATTCGCCAGGCCTTTGCCCCCTTTGGGCCCATCAAGAGCATTGACATGTCCTGGGACTCTGTCACCATGAAGCACAAG GGCTTCGCCTTTGTGGAGTACGAGGTCCCAGAAGCTGCACAGCTGGCCCTGGAGCAGATGAACTCGGTGATGCTGGGCGGCAGGAACATCAAG GTGGGCAGGCCCAGCAACATAGGGCAGGCCCAGCCAATCATAGACCAGCTGGCTGAGGAGGCGCGTGCCTTCAACCGAATATACGTGGCTTCTGTGCACCAGGATCTCTCGGACGATGACATCAAGAGTGTGTTTGAGGCCTTCGGCAAGATCAAGTCTTGCACGCTGGCCCGGGACCCCACGACTGGCAAGCACAAGGGCTATGGCTTCATTG AGTATGAGAAGGCCCAGTCGTCTCAGGATGCCGTGTCCTCCATGAACCTCTTTGACCTGGGTGGCCAGTATTTGCGGGTGGGCAAGGCTGTCACACCCCCCATGCCCCTGCTTACACCTGCCACACCTGGAGGCCTCCCGCCAGCTGCTGCTGTGGCCGCAGCTGCAGCCACAGCCAAGATTACAGCTCAG GAAGCGGTGGCCGGAGCAGCGGTGCTGGGTACCCTTGCCACTCCTGGACTGGTGTCCCCTGCTCTGACTctggcccagcccctgggggctctgccccaggctgtcatggctgcccaggccccaggagTCATCACAG GTGTGACCCCGGCCCGGCCTCCCATTCCGGTCACCATCCCCTCTGTGGGAGTGGTCAACCCCATCCTTGCCAGCCCTCCGACACTGGGTCTTCTGGAGcccaagaaggagaaggaggaggaggagctgttTCCAGAGTCAGAGCGGCCAGAGATGCTGAGTGAGCAGGAGCACATGAGCATCTCCGGCAGCAGCGCTCGCCACATGGTCATGCAGAAGCTGCTCCGCAAGCAGGAG TCTACAGTGATGGTTCTGCGCAACATGGTGGACCCCAAGGACATCGACGACGACCTGGAGGGGGAGGTGACCGAGGAGTGTGGCAAGTTTGGTGCTGTCAACCGAGTCATCATCTACCAGGAGAAGCAGGGCGAGGAGGAGGATGCAGAGATCATTGTCAAGATCTTTGTGGAGTTCTCCATGGCCTCTGAGACTCACAAGGCTATCCAGGCGCTCAACGGGCGCTGGTTTGCAGGCCGCAAGGTCGTGGCTGAAGTCTACGACCAGGAGCGTTTTGATAACAGTGACCTCTCTGCGTGA
- the PUF60 gene encoding poly(U)-binding-splicing factor PUF60 isoform X3, translating to MATATIALQVNGQQGGGSEPAAAAVVAAGDKWKPPQGTDSIKMENGQNTAAKLGLPPLTPEQQEALQKAKKYAMEQSIKSVLVKQTIAHQQQQLTNLQMAAQRQRALAIMCRVYVGSIYYELGEDTIRQAFAPFGPIKSIDMSWDSVTMKHKGFAFVEYEVPEAAQLALEQMNSVMLGGRNIKVGRPSNIGQAQPIIDQLAEEARAFNRIYVASVHQDLSDDDIKSVFEAFGKIKSCTLARDPTTGKHKGYGFIEYEKAQSSQDAVSSMNLFDLGGQYLRVGKAVTPPMPLLTPATPGGLPPAAAVAAAAATAKITAQEAVAGAAVLGTLATPGLVSPALTLAQPLGALPQAVMAAQAPGVITGVTPARPPIPVTIPSVGVVNPILASPPTLGLLEPKKEKEEEELFPESERPEMLSEQEHMSISGSSARHMVMQKLLRKQESTVMVLRNMVDPKDIDDDLEGEVTEECGKFGAVNRVIIYQEKQGEEEDAEIIVKIFVEFSMASETHKAIQALNGRWFAGRKVVAEVYDQERFDNSDLSA from the exons ATGGCGACGGCAACTATAGCTCTT cAGGTCAATGGCCAGCAAGGAGGGGGGTCCGAGCCAGCGGCGGCGGCAGTGGTGGCAGCGGGAGACAAATGGAAACCGCCACAG GGGACAGACTCCATCAAGATGGAGAACGGGCAGAACACAGCCGCAAAGCTAGGCCTGCCTCCCCTGACGCCCGAGCAGCAGGAGGCCCTCCAGAAG GCCAAGAAGTATGCCATGGAGCAGAGCATCAAGAGCGTGCTGGTGAAGCAGACCATCgcacaccagcagcagcagctcaccaACCTACAG ATGGCAGCTCAACGGCAGCGGGCACTGGCCATCATGTGCCGGGTCTACGTGGGCTCCATCTACTATGAGCTAGGCGAGGACACCATTCGCCAGGCCTTTGCCCCCTTTGGGCCCATCAAGAGCATTGACATGTCCTGGGACTCTGTCACCATGAAGCACAAG GGCTTCGCCTTTGTGGAGTACGAGGTCCCAGAAGCTGCACAGCTGGCCCTGGAGCAGATGAACTCGGTGATGCTGGGCGGCAGGAACATCAAG GTGGGCAGGCCCAGCAACATAGGGCAGGCCCAGCCAATCATAGACCAGCTGGCTGAGGAGGCGCGTGCCTTCAACCGAATATACGTGGCTTCTGTGCACCAGGATCTCTCGGACGATGACATCAAGAGTGTGTTTGAGGCCTTCGGCAAGATCAAGTCTTGCACGCTGGCCCGGGACCCCACGACTGGCAAGCACAAGGGCTATGGCTTCATTG AGTATGAGAAGGCCCAGTCGTCTCAGGATGCCGTGTCCTCCATGAACCTCTTTGACCTGGGTGGCCAGTATTTGCGGGTGGGCAAGGCTGTCACACCCCCCATGCCCCTGCTTACACCTGCCACACCTGGAGGCCTCCCGCCAGCTGCTGCTGTGGCCGCAGCTGCAGCCACAGCCAAGATTACAGCTCAG GAAGCGGTGGCCGGAGCAGCGGTGCTGGGTACCCTTGCCACTCCTGGACTGGTGTCCCCTGCTCTGACTctggcccagcccctgggggctctgccccaggctgtcatggctgcccaggccccaggagTCATCACAG GTGTGACCCCGGCCCGGCCTCCCATTCCGGTCACCATCCCCTCTGTGGGAGTGGTCAACCCCATCCTTGCCAGCCCTCCGACACTGGGTCTTCTGGAGcccaagaaggagaaggaggaggaggagctgttTCCAGAGTCAGAGCGGCCAGAGATGCTGAGTGAGCAGGAGCACATGAGCATCTCCGGCAGCAGCGCTCGCCACATGGTCATGCAGAAGCTGCTCCGCAAGCAGGAG TCTACAGTGATGGTTCTGCGCAACATGGTGGACCCCAAGGACATCGACGACGACCTGGAGGGGGAGGTGACCGAGGAGTGTGGCAAGTTTGGTGCTGTCAACCGAGTCATCATCTACCAGGAGAAGCAGGGCGAGGAGGAGGATGCAGAGATCATTGTCAAGATCTTTGTGGAGTTCTCCATGGCCTCTGAGACTCACAAGGCTATCCAGGCGCTCAACGGGCGCTGGTTTGCAGGCCGCAAGGTCGTGGCTGAAGTCTACGACCAGGAGCGTTTTGATAACAGTGACCTCTCTGCGTGA
- the PUF60 gene encoding poly(U)-binding-splicing factor PUF60 isoform X5 has protein sequence MATATIALGTDSIKMENGQNTAAKLGLPPLTPEQQEALQKAKKYAMEQSIKSVLVKQTIAHQQQQLTNLQMAAVTMGFGDPLSPLQSMAAQRQRALAIMCRVYVGSIYYELGEDTIRQAFAPFGPIKSIDMSWDSVTMKHKGFAFVEYEVPEAAQLALEQMNSVMLGGRNIKVGRPSNIGQAQPIIDQLAEEARAFNRIYVASVHQDLSDDDIKSVFEAFGKIKSCTLARDPTTGKHKGYGFIEYEKAQSSQDAVSSMNLFDLGGQYLRVGKAVTPPMPLLTPATPGGLPPAAAVAAAAATAKITAQEAVAGAAVLGTLATPGLVSPALTLAQPLGALPQAVMAAQAPGVITGVTPARPPIPVTIPSVGVVNPILASPPTLGLLEPKKEKEEEELFPESERPEMLSEQEHMSISGSSARHMVMQKLLRKQESTVMVLRNMVDPKDIDDDLEGEVTEECGKFGAVNRVIIYQEKQGEEEDAEIIVKIFVEFSMASETHKAIQALNGRWFAGRKVVAEVYDQERFDNSDLSA, from the exons ATGGCGACGGCAACTATAGCTCTT GGGACAGACTCCATCAAGATGGAGAACGGGCAGAACACAGCCGCAAAGCTAGGCCTGCCTCCCCTGACGCCCGAGCAGCAGGAGGCCCTCCAGAAG GCCAAGAAGTATGCCATGGAGCAGAGCATCAAGAGCGTGCTGGTGAAGCAGACCATCgcacaccagcagcagcagctcaccaACCTACAG ATGGCAGCAGTGACAATGGGCTTTGGAGATCCTCTCTCACCTTTGCAATCG ATGGCAGCTCAACGGCAGCGGGCACTGGCCATCATGTGCCGGGTCTACGTGGGCTCCATCTACTATGAGCTAGGCGAGGACACCATTCGCCAGGCCTTTGCCCCCTTTGGGCCCATCAAGAGCATTGACATGTCCTGGGACTCTGTCACCATGAAGCACAAG GGCTTCGCCTTTGTGGAGTACGAGGTCCCAGAAGCTGCACAGCTGGCCCTGGAGCAGATGAACTCGGTGATGCTGGGCGGCAGGAACATCAAG GTGGGCAGGCCCAGCAACATAGGGCAGGCCCAGCCAATCATAGACCAGCTGGCTGAGGAGGCGCGTGCCTTCAACCGAATATACGTGGCTTCTGTGCACCAGGATCTCTCGGACGATGACATCAAGAGTGTGTTTGAGGCCTTCGGCAAGATCAAGTCTTGCACGCTGGCCCGGGACCCCACGACTGGCAAGCACAAGGGCTATGGCTTCATTG AGTATGAGAAGGCCCAGTCGTCTCAGGATGCCGTGTCCTCCATGAACCTCTTTGACCTGGGTGGCCAGTATTTGCGGGTGGGCAAGGCTGTCACACCCCCCATGCCCCTGCTTACACCTGCCACACCTGGAGGCCTCCCGCCAGCTGCTGCTGTGGCCGCAGCTGCAGCCACAGCCAAGATTACAGCTCAG GAAGCGGTGGCCGGAGCAGCGGTGCTGGGTACCCTTGCCACTCCTGGACTGGTGTCCCCTGCTCTGACTctggcccagcccctgggggctctgccccaggctgtcatggctgcccaggccccaggagTCATCACAG GTGTGACCCCGGCCCGGCCTCCCATTCCGGTCACCATCCCCTCTGTGGGAGTGGTCAACCCCATCCTTGCCAGCCCTCCGACACTGGGTCTTCTGGAGcccaagaaggagaaggaggaggaggagctgttTCCAGAGTCAGAGCGGCCAGAGATGCTGAGTGAGCAGGAGCACATGAGCATCTCCGGCAGCAGCGCTCGCCACATGGTCATGCAGAAGCTGCTCCGCAAGCAGGAG TCTACAGTGATGGTTCTGCGCAACATGGTGGACCCCAAGGACATCGACGACGACCTGGAGGGGGAGGTGACCGAGGAGTGTGGCAAGTTTGGTGCTGTCAACCGAGTCATCATCTACCAGGAGAAGCAGGGCGAGGAGGAGGATGCAGAGATCATTGTCAAGATCTTTGTGGAGTTCTCCATGGCCTCTGAGACTCACAAGGCTATCCAGGCGCTCAACGGGCGCTGGTTTGCAGGCCGCAAGGTCGTGGCTGAAGTCTACGACCAGGAGCGTTTTGATAACAGTGACCTCTCTGCGTGA
- the PUF60 gene encoding poly(U)-binding-splicing factor PUF60 isoform X1, which translates to MATATIALVNGQQGGGSEPAAAAVVAAGDKWKPPQGTDSIKMENGQNTAAKLGLPPLTPEQQEALQKAKKYAMEQSIKSVLVKQTIAHQQQQLTNLQMAAVTMGFGDPLSPLQSMAAQRQRALAIMCRVYVGSIYYELGEDTIRQAFAPFGPIKSIDMSWDSVTMKHKGFAFVEYEVPEAAQLALEQMNSVMLGGRNIKVGRPSNIGQAQPIIDQLAEEARAFNRIYVASVHQDLSDDDIKSVFEAFGKIKSCTLARDPTTGKHKGYGFIEYEKAQSSQDAVSSMNLFDLGGQYLRVGKAVTPPMPLLTPATPGGLPPAAAVAAAAATAKITAQEAVAGAAVLGTLATPGLVSPALTLAQPLGALPQAVMAAQAPGVITGVTPARPPIPVTIPSVGVVNPILASPPTLGLLEPKKEKEEEELFPESERPEMLSEQEHMSISGSSARHMVMQKLLRKQESTVMVLRNMVDPKDIDDDLEGEVTEECGKFGAVNRVIIYQEKQGEEEDAEIIVKIFVEFSMASETHKAIQALNGRWFAGRKVVAEVYDQERFDNSDLSA; encoded by the exons ATGGCGACGGCAACTATAGCTCTT GTCAATGGCCAGCAAGGAGGGGGGTCCGAGCCAGCGGCGGCGGCAGTGGTGGCAGCGGGAGACAAATGGAAACCGCCACAG GGGACAGACTCCATCAAGATGGAGAACGGGCAGAACACAGCCGCAAAGCTAGGCCTGCCTCCCCTGACGCCCGAGCAGCAGGAGGCCCTCCAGAAG GCCAAGAAGTATGCCATGGAGCAGAGCATCAAGAGCGTGCTGGTGAAGCAGACCATCgcacaccagcagcagcagctcaccaACCTACAG ATGGCAGCAGTGACAATGGGCTTTGGAGATCCTCTCTCACCTTTGCAATCG ATGGCAGCTCAACGGCAGCGGGCACTGGCCATCATGTGCCGGGTCTACGTGGGCTCCATCTACTATGAGCTAGGCGAGGACACCATTCGCCAGGCCTTTGCCCCCTTTGGGCCCATCAAGAGCATTGACATGTCCTGGGACTCTGTCACCATGAAGCACAAG GGCTTCGCCTTTGTGGAGTACGAGGTCCCAGAAGCTGCACAGCTGGCCCTGGAGCAGATGAACTCGGTGATGCTGGGCGGCAGGAACATCAAG GTGGGCAGGCCCAGCAACATAGGGCAGGCCCAGCCAATCATAGACCAGCTGGCTGAGGAGGCGCGTGCCTTCAACCGAATATACGTGGCTTCTGTGCACCAGGATCTCTCGGACGATGACATCAAGAGTGTGTTTGAGGCCTTCGGCAAGATCAAGTCTTGCACGCTGGCCCGGGACCCCACGACTGGCAAGCACAAGGGCTATGGCTTCATTG AGTATGAGAAGGCCCAGTCGTCTCAGGATGCCGTGTCCTCCATGAACCTCTTTGACCTGGGTGGCCAGTATTTGCGGGTGGGCAAGGCTGTCACACCCCCCATGCCCCTGCTTACACCTGCCACACCTGGAGGCCTCCCGCCAGCTGCTGCTGTGGCCGCAGCTGCAGCCACAGCCAAGATTACAGCTCAG GAAGCGGTGGCCGGAGCAGCGGTGCTGGGTACCCTTGCCACTCCTGGACTGGTGTCCCCTGCTCTGACTctggcccagcccctgggggctctgccccaggctgtcatggctgcccaggccccaggagTCATCACAG GTGTGACCCCGGCCCGGCCTCCCATTCCGGTCACCATCCCCTCTGTGGGAGTGGTCAACCCCATCCTTGCCAGCCCTCCGACACTGGGTCTTCTGGAGcccaagaaggagaaggaggaggaggagctgttTCCAGAGTCAGAGCGGCCAGAGATGCTGAGTGAGCAGGAGCACATGAGCATCTCCGGCAGCAGCGCTCGCCACATGGTCATGCAGAAGCTGCTCCGCAAGCAGGAG TCTACAGTGATGGTTCTGCGCAACATGGTGGACCCCAAGGACATCGACGACGACCTGGAGGGGGAGGTGACCGAGGAGTGTGGCAAGTTTGGTGCTGTCAACCGAGTCATCATCTACCAGGAGAAGCAGGGCGAGGAGGAGGATGCAGAGATCATTGTCAAGATCTTTGTGGAGTTCTCCATGGCCTCTGAGACTCACAAGGCTATCCAGGCGCTCAACGGGCGCTGGTTTGCAGGCCGCAAGGTCGTGGCTGAAGTCTACGACCAGGAGCGTTTTGATAACAGTGACCTCTCTGCGTGA
- the PUF60 gene encoding poly(U)-binding-splicing factor PUF60 isoform X6 gives MATATIALQVNGQQGGGSEPAAAAVVAAGDKWKPPQGTDSIKMENGQNTAAKLGLPPLTPEQQEALQKAKKYAMEQSIKSVLVKQTIAHQQQQLTNLQMAAVTMGFGDPLSPLQSMAAQRQRALAIMCRVYVGSIYYELGEDTIRQAFAPFGPIKSIDMSWDSVTMKHKGFAFVEYEVPEAAQLALEQMNSVMLGGRNIKDLSDDDIKSVFEAFGKIKSCTLARDPTTGKHKGYGFIEYEKAQSSQDAVSSMNLFDLGGQYLRVGKAVTPPMPLLTPATPGGLPPAAAVAAAAATAKITAQEAVAGAAVLGTLATPGLVSPALTLAQPLGALPQAVMAAQAPGVITGVTPARPPIPVTIPSVGVVNPILASPPTLGLLEPKKEKEEEELFPESERPEMLSEQEHMSISGSSARHMVMQKLLRKQESTVMVLRNMVDPKDIDDDLEGEVTEECGKFGAVNRVIIYQEKQGEEEDAEIIVKIFVEFSMASETHKAIQALNGRWFAGRKVVAEVYDQERFDNSDLSA, from the exons ATGGCGACGGCAACTATAGCTCTT cAGGTCAATGGCCAGCAAGGAGGGGGGTCCGAGCCAGCGGCGGCGGCAGTGGTGGCAGCGGGAGACAAATGGAAACCGCCACAG GGGACAGACTCCATCAAGATGGAGAACGGGCAGAACACAGCCGCAAAGCTAGGCCTGCCTCCCCTGACGCCCGAGCAGCAGGAGGCCCTCCAGAAG GCCAAGAAGTATGCCATGGAGCAGAGCATCAAGAGCGTGCTGGTGAAGCAGACCATCgcacaccagcagcagcagctcaccaACCTACAG ATGGCAGCAGTGACAATGGGCTTTGGAGATCCTCTCTCACCTTTGCAATCG ATGGCAGCTCAACGGCAGCGGGCACTGGCCATCATGTGCCGGGTCTACGTGGGCTCCATCTACTATGAGCTAGGCGAGGACACCATTCGCCAGGCCTTTGCCCCCTTTGGGCCCATCAAGAGCATTGACATGTCCTGGGACTCTGTCACCATGAAGCACAAG GGCTTCGCCTTTGTGGAGTACGAGGTCCCAGAAGCTGCACAGCTGGCCCTGGAGCAGATGAACTCGGTGATGCTGGGCGGCAGGAACATCAAG GATCTCTCGGACGATGACATCAAGAGTGTGTTTGAGGCCTTCGGCAAGATCAAGTCTTGCACGCTGGCCCGGGACCCCACGACTGGCAAGCACAAGGGCTATGGCTTCATTG AGTATGAGAAGGCCCAGTCGTCTCAGGATGCCGTGTCCTCCATGAACCTCTTTGACCTGGGTGGCCAGTATTTGCGGGTGGGCAAGGCTGTCACACCCCCCATGCCCCTGCTTACACCTGCCACACCTGGAGGCCTCCCGCCAGCTGCTGCTGTGGCCGCAGCTGCAGCCACAGCCAAGATTACAGCTCAG GAAGCGGTGGCCGGAGCAGCGGTGCTGGGTACCCTTGCCACTCCTGGACTGGTGTCCCCTGCTCTGACTctggcccagcccctgggggctctgccccaggctgtcatggctgcccaggccccaggagTCATCACAG GTGTGACCCCGGCCCGGCCTCCCATTCCGGTCACCATCCCCTCTGTGGGAGTGGTCAACCCCATCCTTGCCAGCCCTCCGACACTGGGTCTTCTGGAGcccaagaaggagaaggaggaggaggagctgttTCCAGAGTCAGAGCGGCCAGAGATGCTGAGTGAGCAGGAGCACATGAGCATCTCCGGCAGCAGCGCTCGCCACATGGTCATGCAGAAGCTGCTCCGCAAGCAGGAG TCTACAGTGATGGTTCTGCGCAACATGGTGGACCCCAAGGACATCGACGACGACCTGGAGGGGGAGGTGACCGAGGAGTGTGGCAAGTTTGGTGCTGTCAACCGAGTCATCATCTACCAGGAGAAGCAGGGCGAGGAGGAGGATGCAGAGATCATTGTCAAGATCTTTGTGGAGTTCTCCATGGCCTCTGAGACTCACAAGGCTATCCAGGCGCTCAACGGGCGCTGGTTTGCAGGCCGCAAGGTCGTGGCTGAAGTCTACGACCAGGAGCGTTTTGATAACAGTGACCTCTCTGCGTGA
- the PUF60 gene encoding poly(U)-binding-splicing factor PUF60 isoform X4: MATATIALVNGQQGGGSEPAAAAVVAAGDKWKPPQGTDSIKMENGQNTAAKLGLPPLTPEQQEALQKAKKYAMEQSIKSVLVKQTIAHQQQQLTNLQMAAQRQRALAIMCRVYVGSIYYELGEDTIRQAFAPFGPIKSIDMSWDSVTMKHKGFAFVEYEVPEAAQLALEQMNSVMLGGRNIKVGRPSNIGQAQPIIDQLAEEARAFNRIYVASVHQDLSDDDIKSVFEAFGKIKSCTLARDPTTGKHKGYGFIEYEKAQSSQDAVSSMNLFDLGGQYLRVGKAVTPPMPLLTPATPGGLPPAAAVAAAAATAKITAQEAVAGAAVLGTLATPGLVSPALTLAQPLGALPQAVMAAQAPGVITGVTPARPPIPVTIPSVGVVNPILASPPTLGLLEPKKEKEEEELFPESERPEMLSEQEHMSISGSSARHMVMQKLLRKQESTVMVLRNMVDPKDIDDDLEGEVTEECGKFGAVNRVIIYQEKQGEEEDAEIIVKIFVEFSMASETHKAIQALNGRWFAGRKVVAEVYDQERFDNSDLSA; the protein is encoded by the exons ATGGCGACGGCAACTATAGCTCTT GTCAATGGCCAGCAAGGAGGGGGGTCCGAGCCAGCGGCGGCGGCAGTGGTGGCAGCGGGAGACAAATGGAAACCGCCACAG GGGACAGACTCCATCAAGATGGAGAACGGGCAGAACACAGCCGCAAAGCTAGGCCTGCCTCCCCTGACGCCCGAGCAGCAGGAGGCCCTCCAGAAG GCCAAGAAGTATGCCATGGAGCAGAGCATCAAGAGCGTGCTGGTGAAGCAGACCATCgcacaccagcagcagcagctcaccaACCTACAG ATGGCAGCTCAACGGCAGCGGGCACTGGCCATCATGTGCCGGGTCTACGTGGGCTCCATCTACTATGAGCTAGGCGAGGACACCATTCGCCAGGCCTTTGCCCCCTTTGGGCCCATCAAGAGCATTGACATGTCCTGGGACTCTGTCACCATGAAGCACAAG GGCTTCGCCTTTGTGGAGTACGAGGTCCCAGAAGCTGCACAGCTGGCCCTGGAGCAGATGAACTCGGTGATGCTGGGCGGCAGGAACATCAAG GTGGGCAGGCCCAGCAACATAGGGCAGGCCCAGCCAATCATAGACCAGCTGGCTGAGGAGGCGCGTGCCTTCAACCGAATATACGTGGCTTCTGTGCACCAGGATCTCTCGGACGATGACATCAAGAGTGTGTTTGAGGCCTTCGGCAAGATCAAGTCTTGCACGCTGGCCCGGGACCCCACGACTGGCAAGCACAAGGGCTATGGCTTCATTG AGTATGAGAAGGCCCAGTCGTCTCAGGATGCCGTGTCCTCCATGAACCTCTTTGACCTGGGTGGCCAGTATTTGCGGGTGGGCAAGGCTGTCACACCCCCCATGCCCCTGCTTACACCTGCCACACCTGGAGGCCTCCCGCCAGCTGCTGCTGTGGCCGCAGCTGCAGCCACAGCCAAGATTACAGCTCAG GAAGCGGTGGCCGGAGCAGCGGTGCTGGGTACCCTTGCCACTCCTGGACTGGTGTCCCCTGCTCTGACTctggcccagcccctgggggctctgccccaggctgtcatggctgcccaggccccaggagTCATCACAG GTGTGACCCCGGCCCGGCCTCCCATTCCGGTCACCATCCCCTCTGTGGGAGTGGTCAACCCCATCCTTGCCAGCCCTCCGACACTGGGTCTTCTGGAGcccaagaaggagaaggaggaggaggagctgttTCCAGAGTCAGAGCGGCCAGAGATGCTGAGTGAGCAGGAGCACATGAGCATCTCCGGCAGCAGCGCTCGCCACATGGTCATGCAGAAGCTGCTCCGCAAGCAGGAG TCTACAGTGATGGTTCTGCGCAACATGGTGGACCCCAAGGACATCGACGACGACCTGGAGGGGGAGGTGACCGAGGAGTGTGGCAAGTTTGGTGCTGTCAACCGAGTCATCATCTACCAGGAGAAGCAGGGCGAGGAGGAGGATGCAGAGATCATTGTCAAGATCTTTGTGGAGTTCTCCATGGCCTCTGAGACTCACAAGGCTATCCAGGCGCTCAACGGGCGCTGGTTTGCAGGCCGCAAGGTCGTGGCTGAAGTCTACGACCAGGAGCGTTTTGATAACAGTGACCTCTCTGCGTGA